The following coding sequences are from one Diachasmimorpha longicaudata isolate KC_UGA_2023 chromosome 6, iyDiaLong2, whole genome shotgun sequence window:
- the LOC135163392 gene encoding uncharacterized protein LOC135163392, whose amino-acid sequence MEREEQANGEEPAIFSNKNYYFPIGEGKLLHQFFQCVSIPKNLFEDRVGSYAFLLCTRISVLKLVIRNCSVVKVIDSIMVKYTAVEYADMVSIYGVARGNGSQAARLYAEQYPQRMVPDPRTFRDALQRLREGNILPRYGGVGRPRHAAGVRVEEAILEAVEEDPEQSISSIAASLGVGESRVERVLREEGFRPWKFTPVQDLKPEDLPKRVAFCRWLLDRSEEPDFLRNMLWTDEKLFAKKGIVNQHNEHHWAVDNPRLARSSKFQYRWGTLNIWGGILGDEVHIHHLPGRLDGGNYLGFLQEHLPGIVGDGPDSRDVWFQHDGAPAHTCVPVVQQLNEWFPQRWIGNRNDRDRAGHRQPPVAWPPRSPDLTPLDFFLWGTLESRVHAHHPANQEEMVALLHAAVATITPGELERMRSNLLQRARLCIAAGGAHFENYL is encoded by the exons ATGGAACGAGAGGAACAAGCCAATGGAGAGGAACCGGCCATTttcagcaataaaaattattattttcctatTGGAGAGGGGAAGCTTCTccaccaatttttccaatgcGTCAGTATCCCGAAAAACCTCTTTGAAGACAGAGTTGGATCTTACGCATTCTTGCTCTGTACTCGAATTAGTGTTCTGAAATTGGTGATAAGAAACTGCAGTGTGGTGAAAGTGATTGATAGCATAATGGTGAAGTACACTGCTGTGGAATATGCGGATATGGTGTCCATCTATGGTGTTGCGAGGGGTAATGGCTCGCAAGCAGCACGGTTGTACGCGGAACAGTACCCTCAACGAATGGTACCTGATCCACGTACATTCCGAGACGCCCTCCAACGTCTTCGGGAAGGCAATATTCTCCCGCGATATGGGGGGGTAGGGCGTCCGAGACATGCTGCTGGGGTTCGCGTGGAGGAGGCGATCCTGGAGGCCGTGGAGGAGGATCCCGAACAATCCATTAGCAGCATCGCGGCTTCACTGGGAGTTGGAGAGAGCAGGGTCGAACGAGTTTTACGGGAGGAAGGCTTTCGCCCGTGGAAATTTACCCCGGTCCAGGACTTGAAGCCGGAGGACCTCCCGAAGCGTGTGGCCTTCTGTCGATGGCTCCTCGACAGAAGTGAAGAGCCAGACTTCCTCAGGAACATGTTATGGACGGACGAAAAACTTTTTGCGAAGAAGGGCATCGTCAACCAGCACAATGAGCATCATTGGGCGGTTGACAACCCCCGACTCGCAAGAAGTTCAAAGTTCCAATATCGCTGGGGAACGTTGAATATCTGGGGAGGAATCCTGGGCGATGAAGTCCACATTCATCATCTTCCAGGACGTCTGGAC GGTGGGAACTATTTGGGGTTTCTCCAGGAGCATCTTCCGGGGATAGTTGGTGATGGCCCGGATTCCCGAGATGTGTGGTTCCAGCATGACGGAGCACCAGCCCATACCTGCGTTCCGGTGGTCCAGCAGCTGAATGAATGGTTTCCCCAGCGTTGGATCGGGAACCGGAACGACCGCGACAGGGCCGGACACCGCCAACCGCCCGTTGCGTGGCCCCCACGATCTCCAGATCTTACcccactcgattttttcttgtggGGTACTCTGGAGTCGCGCGTCCACGCTCATCACCCCGCGAATCAGGAGGAAATGGTTGCACTGCTGCACGCTGCAGTTGCAACTATCACTCCTGGTGAACTGGAGCGAATGCGGAGCAATCTACTTCAACGGGCCCGACTGTGCATCGCCGCTGGAGGTGCACATTTTGAGAACTACTTAtag
- the LOC135163521 gene encoding uncharacterized protein F54H12.2-like produces MIKVRARILKTRWRCCSRRLCWSFVTPPNNLYAYRAYIETLLNYGTDSKSPWATNSYGAMDSTAVAVGDARTNNGLAARQAFPKELRVRLMRAKDYYCVMDDSVLNFKVHIEEASLIVCRVKLSPGLSIAHAKTLAKTTAKYPLTRVEVKSFVLHRRIMGETIDNAILGQLPKRIILGFVENSSFNGSRKKDPFNLQYFGINFLWLNVDGRQVPTKPLQRSSTSGVCLDVEAFNALFAVRFNGATEQNVNCLLYAEYDNLLAIDSTRQVIVDYSG; encoded by the exons atgatcaaagttcgcgccagaatcctAAAAACCCGATGGCGCTGCTGCTCTAGACGACTCTGTTGgtcct ttgttacgcctccaaataatCTGTATGCctatagagcatacattgaaacattactgaactATGGAACAGATTCAAAGTCACCTTGGGCTACGAatagctatggtgcaatggattctactGCTGTAGCGGTGGGCGATGCGAGAACCAACAATGGGCTAGCGGCACGTCAGGCATTTCCTAaag agctacgcgttcgtcttatgCGTGCAAAGGATTACTATTGTGTTATGGACGATAGTGTCCTGAATTTTAAGGTGCATATAGAAGAAGCCTCCTTAATAGTTTgccgtgtgaaactcagccctggactttcgatagctcacgctaaaacgcttgcaaagacaactgccaaatatcctttgacacgggtggaggtcaaatcttttgttctccataggaggattatgggagagacaatagacaatgcgaTTTTGGGGCAGctacctaaaagaatcatactgggatttgttgaaaattccagtttcaacggatcgagGAAGAAGGATCCCTTCAACCTTCAatattttgggataaactttttatggctgaatgtcgatggacgtcaagtacctacaaaacctctgcagcgAAGTTCCACCTCTGGCGtctgcctagatgtggaggcattcaacgccctatttgctg ttcgcttcaatgGAGCTacagagcagaatgtaaattgcctgttgtacgccgaatatgacaatttgctagcAATTGATTCCACAcggcaggttattgtcgactacagtggATGA
- the LOC135163261 gene encoding uncharacterized protein LOC135163261: MATLTPYLENDVMRMGGHLRNSTLDPEETNPIILPRHSPLSTLIIAEAHQRSFHWGTQLTLAHIRQKYWIIGGRAPLRSHILKCVICARHRGVRAQQLMGQLPSRRVTPSRVFLHSGVDFAGPINIQRWRGSGAGKTMYKAYICLFVCFATSATHLELVTDLTAAGFLAAYKRFTSRRGICATLTSDRGLNFIGAEKELRQIINQAFSESAIIKNWLATNGTE, encoded by the coding sequence ATGGCGACGCTGACACCATACCTAGAGAACGACGTTATGCGCATGGGCGGACATCTACGGAATTCAACATTGGATCCGGAGGAGACGAATCCAATTATTCTCCCACGTCACTCACCGCTATCAACACTAATCATTGCGGAAGCTCATCAGAGGAGTTTCCACTGGGGAACGCAACTCACGTTGGCACACATCCGGCAGAAGTACTGGATCATCGGAGGACGGGCACCACTACGTTCACACATACTAAAGTGCGTCATCTGCGCGCGTCATCGAGGCGTGCGAGCTCAACAGCTGATGGGACAACTGCCATCGCGACGAGTGACACCATCGAGAGTCTTCCTCCACTCAGGAGTCGACTTCGCCGGCCCAATCAACATCCAGAGGTGGAGAGGCTCAGGGGCAGGCAAAACAATGTACAAGGCGTACATTTGCTTATTTGTCTGTTTCGCCACATCCGCAACACACTTGGAATTGGTCACAGATCTAACGGCGGCAGGATTCCTCGCAGCATACAAGCGGTTTACATCAAGACGGGGAATTTGCGCGACCCTGACCAGTGACAGGGGACTAAACTTCATCGGGGCAGAAAAGGAATTACGGCAAATTATCAACCAGGCATTCAGCGAATCAGCTATCATCAAGAACTGGCTAGCAACGAACGGGACGGAATGA
- the LOC135163260 gene encoding facilitated trehalose transporter Tret1-like, with the protein MHVFSEPGGWRQLVATIVVNMTTFMNGVAMGWLSPTVPYLKSNSSTVTLDPMTDSQVSWMTGATSMGALVVLPFCGMMSECLGRKITGCLIAIPFFISWLLKIIATHYLYLVVARLFVGFSAAMFGSLVPIYVSEISATSIRGQLGSFLIFALNLGIVSGYILGAAFSYAVFASIVLTLPVIFFGLFIFMPETPIYLIRKNRITEATRSLMWLKSNNESAAKFELRQLQMYVKENVDTSKSIGFRDLVRDRGTIKGFIIALVLLGAQEATGYSVMITYTAEILAFSDGLLTPNSATIVVGIIQIFGSWLSILIMDRAGRRSLILISCSGMALCHATLGVFFLIEKLPLDVSAMTWIPVVTLPIYAFVWSFGIGPISFIVASEVFRADVSSIATSVALEFMWIISFVTMKFYPTASVTIGKYSCFGVFGFFSLFTFIFTYFIVPETKGRSIDAIVNELNGFPAKSQDRERLEACSDII; encoded by the exons ATGCACGTATTTTCAGAGCCAGGGGGGTGGCGGCAGCTGGTTGCGACCATTGTCG TCAACATGACGACATTCATGAATGGGGTGGCGATGGGCTGGCTCTCCCCAACAGTGCCCTACCTCAAGAGCAATTCTTCAACAGTAACCCTCGACCCAATGACCGACAGTCAAGTCTCCTGGATGACCGGTGCGACGTCAATGGGTGCGTTAGTTGTTCTTCCATTTTGCGGAATGATGTCCGAATGTCTGGGAAGAAAGATAACCGGATGCCTTATAGCCATTCCCTTCTTTATCTCCTGGCTGTTAAAAATCATTGCTACTCATTACCTCTACCTCGTCGTAGCCCGTCTCTTTGTGGGATTTAGTGCAGCCATGTTCGGTAGTCTGGTGCCGATCTATGTTTCCGAGATATCAGCGACGAGTATCAGAGGACAATTGGGAAGTTTCTTGATATTTGCCTTGAACCTTGGTATTGTCTCAGGATACATCCTGGGAGCTGCATTCTCGTATGCAGTATTCGCATCAATTGTTTTAACACTTCCCGTTATTTTCTTCGGGTTATTTATCTTCATGCCGGAGACCCCCATCTATCTCATCCGGAAGAATCGCATCACCGAAGCCACCag ATCTCTGATGTGGTTGAAAAGTAATAATGAGTCAGCTGCAAAGTTTGAATTACGACAGCTGCAGATGTATGTCAAGGAGAATGTTGATACCAGCAAATCTATTGGATTTAGAGATCTCGTCAGGGACAGAGGGACGATTAAAGGATTTATCATTGCTTTAGTTCTCCTCGGAGCGCAAGAGGCAACTGGATATTCGGTGATG ATAACGTACACTGCAGAAATTCTCGCATTCAGCGACGGCCTCCTCACCCCGAACTCCGCAACCATAGTTGTGGGGATAATTCAGATATTTGGCTCATGGTTATCCATCCTGATAATGGATCGTGCAGGCAGGCggtcattaatattaatttcttGTTCGGGAATGGCCCTTTGCCACGCGACTCTCGGTGTCTTCTTCCTCATCGAAAAATTACCGCTCGACGTTTCCGCGATGACGTGGATTCCCGTGGTTACACTGCCGATTTACGCATTCGTTTGGAGCTTCGGGATCGGTCCTATATCGTTCATTGTAGCTTCCGAAGTTTTCAGGGCTGATGTATCCAGCATCGCAACTTCCGTCGCCCTAGAATTCATGTGGATAATATCATTTGTAACGATGAAATTCTATCCCACGGCTAGTGTTACCATTGGAAAATACAGCTGTTTCGgtgtttttggatttttctctctattcACTTTCATTTTCACCTACTTCATTGTTCCTGAAACGAAGGGGAGATCTATCGATGCTATTGTCAATGAATTGAATGGATTTCCAGCAAAAAGTCAAGACAGAGAACGGCTCGAAGCCTGCAGCGATATTATCTAA